A genomic segment from Nonomuraea helvata encodes:
- a CDS encoding metallophosphoesterase, with translation MIVIAHLSDIHIGATPQSIGRAASVMRYLDALPYDLDAVLVTGDIADHGLAEEYEEARKLLTSRHPVLVGPGNHDVRGQFRRVLLGEQQPEDDGPINQVLRTSKAVYAMCDSSIPGEDAGRLDEETIAWLEGVVGGADLPVFVAFHHPPAILHSPPVDDIRLHAPEPLAELLGRHPNVPAVLVGHAHTPAATTFAGRPLLAAPGVVSTLKLPWEGGTSFDNCVDFDLPPSVAFHVLDDEGRVTTHYRVVQ, from the coding sequence ATGATCGTGATCGCTCACCTGAGCGACATCCACATCGGCGCGACACCCCAGAGCATCGGCCGTGCCGCCTCCGTCATGCGCTACCTCGACGCGCTTCCCTACGACCTCGACGCCGTGCTGGTCACCGGCGACATCGCCGACCACGGGCTCGCGGAGGAGTACGAGGAAGCGCGCAAGCTGCTCACCTCACGCCACCCGGTCCTGGTCGGTCCGGGCAACCACGACGTACGCGGACAGTTCCGGCGCGTCCTGCTCGGCGAGCAACAGCCGGAGGACGACGGGCCGATCAACCAGGTGCTCCGCACCTCCAAGGCCGTTTACGCCATGTGCGACTCCTCGATTCCCGGCGAGGACGCGGGGCGCCTGGACGAGGAGACGATCGCCTGGCTGGAGGGCGTGGTCGGCGGCGCTGACCTGCCGGTCTTCGTGGCCTTCCACCACCCGCCCGCCATCCTGCACAGCCCGCCCGTGGACGACATCCGGCTGCACGCGCCCGAGCCGCTGGCCGAGCTGCTCGGGCGGCACCCGAACGTGCCCGCCGTGCTGGTCGGCCACGCCCACACGCCCGCCGCCACGACCTTCGCCGGGCGTCCGCTGCTGGCGGCCCCGGGCGTCGTCTCCACGCTGAAGCTGCCGTGGGAGGGCGGGACGTCGTTCGACAACTGCGTGGACTTCGATCTTCCGCCGTCGGTCGCCTTCCACGTCCTCGACGACGAGGGCCGGGTGACCACCCACTACCGCGTCGTCCAGTGA
- a CDS encoding sugar ABC transporter ATP-binding protein: MERDEMATPAPVLTMSGIGKQFPGVKALDGVDLRLLPGEVHALMGENGAGKSTLIKVLTGVHPADAGTIELGGTPVAFGSPLEAQQAGISTVYQEVNLCTNLSVAENIFIGREPRRAGRIDWKRMRARAGELLARLELSLDVSAPLSAYSLAIQQMVAIARAIDIEARVLILDEPTSSLDADEVEQLFRVMRRLKEEGIAILFVSHFLDQIYEISDRMTILRNGRLVGEYLTRQLPQVELVAKMIGQELAALERLHGEAKVFDRPLVEARELGRPGAIEPFTLTIHEGEVVGLAGLLGSGRTEIARLLFGADHAGTGEIAVGGSPVSLRTPRAAMNHKIAFCSENRKADGLIPDLTVRENIILALQATRGWTRPVPREQQDELVGGYIKALKISPPNPEHLVRNLSGGNQQKVVLARWLILEPRLLILDEPTRGIDVGAKTEIQRLVAELSDGGMAVLFISAELEEVLRLSHKVEVLRDRRLVAELPNDDSLTTDVLMETIASGGRAS; the protein is encoded by the coding sequence ATGGAAAGGGACGAAATGGCCACACCCGCGCCGGTCCTGACGATGAGCGGGATCGGCAAGCAGTTCCCTGGCGTGAAAGCCCTGGACGGCGTCGACCTCAGACTGCTGCCCGGCGAGGTGCACGCGCTCATGGGAGAGAACGGCGCGGGCAAGTCCACCCTGATCAAGGTGCTCACCGGCGTCCATCCCGCCGACGCGGGCACCATCGAGCTGGGCGGCACGCCCGTGGCGTTCGGCAGCCCGCTGGAGGCGCAGCAGGCCGGCATCAGCACGGTCTACCAGGAGGTCAACCTCTGCACGAACCTCTCGGTGGCCGAGAACATCTTCATCGGCCGCGAGCCCCGCCGCGCAGGCCGCATCGACTGGAAGCGGATGCGGGCCAGGGCCGGCGAGCTGCTGGCCCGGCTGGAGCTGAGCCTGGACGTGTCCGCGCCGCTGTCGGCGTACTCGCTGGCCATCCAGCAGATGGTGGCCATCGCGCGGGCGATCGACATCGAGGCGAGGGTGCTGATCCTGGACGAGCCGACCTCCAGCCTGGACGCGGACGAGGTCGAGCAGCTCTTCCGGGTGATGAGGAGGCTGAAGGAGGAGGGCATCGCCATCCTCTTCGTCTCCCACTTCCTCGACCAGATCTACGAGATCTCGGACCGCATGACGATCCTCAGGAACGGCAGGCTCGTCGGCGAATATCTCACCAGGCAGCTCCCGCAGGTCGAACTGGTCGCCAAGATGATCGGCCAGGAGCTGGCCGCGCTGGAGCGGCTGCACGGCGAGGCCAAGGTCTTCGACCGGCCGCTGGTCGAGGCGCGGGAGCTGGGCCGGCCGGGCGCCATCGAGCCGTTCACGCTCACGATCCACGAGGGCGAGGTCGTGGGCCTGGCGGGGCTGCTCGGCTCCGGACGTACGGAGATCGCGCGGCTGCTGTTCGGCGCGGACCACGCGGGCACGGGCGAGATCGCGGTCGGCGGGTCACCGGTGTCGTTGCGCACGCCGCGCGCGGCCATGAACCACAAGATCGCGTTCTGCTCCGAGAACCGCAAGGCCGACGGGCTCATCCCCGACCTCACCGTGCGCGAGAACATCATCCTCGCCCTCCAGGCCACCAGGGGCTGGACCAGGCCGGTGCCGCGCGAGCAGCAGGACGAGCTGGTCGGCGGGTACATCAAGGCACTGAAGATCAGCCCGCCCAACCCGGAGCACCTCGTACGGAACCTCAGCGGCGGCAACCAGCAGAAGGTCGTGCTGGCCAGATGGCTCATCCTGGAGCCCAGGCTGCTCATCCTGGACGAGCCCACCCGGGGCATCGACGTGGGGGCCAAGACCGAGATCCAGCGGCTGGTGGCCGAGCTCTCCGACGGCGGCATGGCGGTGCTGTTCATCTCCGCCGAGCTGGAGGAGGTGCTGCGGCTCAGCCACAAGGTCGAGGTGCTGCGCGACCGGCGCCTGGTGGCCGAGCTGCCCAACGACGACTCCCTGACGACGGACGTGCTCATGGAAACGATCGCAAGCGGAGGCCGGGCCTCATGA
- a CDS encoding ABC transporter substrate-binding protein, whose product MFKRISALVLAGLTAMTVTSCGGSGGGSGGGGGSITMGFSQVGAESGWRTANTKSVQDSAKNAGITLKFSDAQQKQENQIKAIRSYIQQKVDVIAFSPVVESGWDTVLKEAKDAKIPVILTDRAVDSKDTSLYKTFLGSDFVEEGKKAGQWLVNEYKDSKDPVNIVELQGTTGSAPANDRKAGFQDVIKADPKFKVIASQTGDFTRAKGKEVMEAFLKSNPDIDVLYAHNDDMGLGAIEAIEGAGKVPGKDIKIVTVDAVKDGMQALSDGKINFIVECSPLLGPQLMDLAKKVVKGEQVPARVVTQETTFTQEQAKQVLSSRQY is encoded by the coding sequence GTGTTCAAGAGGATCTCGGCGCTGGTGCTCGCCGGGCTCACCGCGATGACGGTGACTTCGTGCGGCGGCAGTGGTGGCGGCAGTGGCGGTGGCGGTGGCTCGATCACCATGGGCTTCTCCCAGGTGGGTGCGGAGAGCGGGTGGCGGACCGCGAACACCAAGTCGGTGCAGGACTCGGCCAAGAACGCGGGCATCACGCTCAAGTTCTCCGACGCTCAGCAGAAGCAGGAGAACCAGATCAAGGCCATCCGCTCCTACATCCAGCAGAAGGTGGACGTCATCGCCTTCTCGCCGGTGGTGGAGTCGGGCTGGGACACGGTGCTCAAGGAGGCAAAGGACGCGAAGATCCCGGTCATCCTGACCGACCGCGCCGTCGACTCCAAGGACACCTCCCTGTACAAGACCTTCCTCGGCTCCGACTTCGTGGAGGAGGGCAAGAAGGCCGGCCAGTGGCTGGTCAACGAGTACAAGGACAGCAAGGACCCGGTGAACATCGTCGAGCTGCAGGGCACGACGGGCTCGGCGCCGGCCAACGACCGCAAGGCCGGGTTCCAGGACGTCATCAAGGCCGACCCGAAGTTCAAGGTCATCGCCTCGCAGACCGGCGACTTCACCAGGGCCAAGGGCAAGGAGGTCATGGAGGCCTTCCTGAAGTCCAACCCCGACATCGACGTGCTGTACGCGCACAACGACGACATGGGCCTGGGCGCGATCGAGGCCATCGAGGGCGCGGGCAAGGTGCCCGGCAAGGACATCAAGATCGTCACCGTGGACGCGGTCAAGGACGGCATGCAGGCGCTGTCCGACGGGAAGATCAACTTCATCGTCGAGTGCTCGCCGCTGCTCGGCCCGCAGCTCATGGACCTGGCCAAGAAGGTCGTCAAGGGTGAGCAGGTGCCTGCTCGCGTGGTGACCCAGGAGACCACGTTCACGCAGGAGCAGGCCAAGCAGGTGCTCTCCTCCCGTCAGTACTGA
- the chvE gene encoding multiple monosaccharide ABC transporter substrate-binding protein, which produces MRLGRIGGVVSVIALAATMTACGSSTKTVDAKASSSAAAGNAGAMIGVTMPTKSSERWIHDGDNVKQQLEKLGYKVDLQYAENDIPTQANQIENQITKGAKLLIIASIDGTAITSQLQQAADNKIPVIAYDRLIRNSPNVDYYATFDNFKVGVQQATSLLKGLGVEDGKKGPFNVELFAGSPDDNNATFFWNGAMSVLKPKIDDGTLKVASGQTDFKQAAILRWDPATAQKRMEDILTKTYTGGKKVDGVLSPYDGLSIGILSALKSSGYGKPYPIVTGQDAELQSVKSIIADEQYSTIFKDTRKLAEQTVKMADSVLKGQKPEVNNEKDYDNGNKVVPSYLLDPVIVDKSNYKEIIIGSNYYTEDQLK; this is translated from the coding sequence ATGAGGTTGGGACGAATCGGGGGCGTGGTGTCCGTCATCGCGCTCGCCGCGACGATGACGGCCTGCGGCTCGAGCACCAAGACCGTCGACGCGAAGGCCTCCTCCTCGGCCGCCGCCGGTAACGCGGGCGCCATGATCGGCGTCACCATGCCGACGAAGTCGTCGGAGCGCTGGATCCACGACGGCGACAACGTGAAGCAGCAGCTGGAGAAGCTGGGCTACAAGGTCGACCTGCAGTATGCGGAGAACGACATCCCGACGCAGGCCAACCAGATCGAGAACCAGATCACCAAGGGCGCCAAGCTCCTCATCATCGCCTCGATCGACGGCACCGCCATCACCTCGCAGCTGCAGCAGGCCGCCGACAACAAGATCCCGGTCATCGCCTATGACCGCCTGATCCGCAACAGCCCGAACGTCGACTACTACGCCACGTTCGACAACTTCAAGGTCGGCGTGCAGCAGGCGACCTCGCTGCTCAAGGGCCTCGGCGTCGAGGACGGCAAGAAGGGCCCGTTCAACGTCGAGTTGTTCGCCGGCTCGCCCGACGACAACAACGCCACGTTCTTCTGGAACGGCGCCATGTCGGTGCTCAAGCCGAAGATCGACGACGGCACCCTCAAGGTCGCGAGCGGCCAGACCGACTTCAAGCAGGCCGCCATCCTGCGGTGGGACCCCGCCACGGCGCAGAAGCGCATGGAGGACATCCTCACCAAGACCTACACCGGCGGCAAGAAGGTCGACGGCGTGCTCTCCCCGTACGACGGCCTGTCCATCGGCATCCTCTCGGCGCTGAAGAGCTCCGGCTACGGCAAGCCGTACCCGATCGTGACCGGCCAGGACGCCGAGCTCCAGTCGGTGAAGTCGATCATCGCTGACGAGCAGTACTCCACCATCTTCAAGGACACCCGCAAGCTCGCCGAGCAGACCGTGAAGATGGCCGACTCCGTGCTCAAGGGCCAGAAGCCCGAGGTCAACAACGAGAAGGACTACGACAACGGCAACAAGGTCGTCCCGTCGTACCTGCTCGACCCGGTGATCGTGGACAAGAGCAACTACAAGGAAATCATCATCGGCAGCAACTACTACACCGAGGACCAGCTCAAGTAA
- a CDS encoding ABC transporter permease, whose product MRRLLWPVVVLALLLVLNVFFTHGFFSIQVRDGHLYGSLIDILRFGAPLILVSLGMTLVIATGGIDLSVGSVVAISGALACLQISQDASVFTAVAAALGLCLVLGAWNGFLVATVGIQPIIATLILMVGGRGLAQLITDGQIITVNSPAYKLIGGGYWLTVPFGILIVIAVLAITAFLTRRLALGMLIESVGGNAEASRLAGIRARGIIIMVYAFAALCAGVAGLMISSNVSSADGNNAGLWIELDAILAVVIGGTSLSGGRFSLGGTVLGALIIQTLTTTIYSIGVPPETTLLFKALVVTAVCLIQSPSFREKVFRRRGRAAPSSPAAEEKVRITA is encoded by the coding sequence ATGAGACGGCTGCTCTGGCCGGTGGTGGTCCTCGCGCTGCTGCTGGTCCTGAACGTGTTCTTCACGCATGGCTTCTTCTCGATCCAGGTCAGGGACGGCCACCTGTACGGCAGCCTGATCGACATCCTCAGGTTCGGCGCGCCGCTGATCCTGGTCTCGCTCGGCATGACGCTGGTCATCGCCACCGGCGGCATCGACCTGTCGGTCGGCTCGGTGGTCGCGATCTCGGGAGCGCTGGCGTGCCTGCAGATCAGCCAGGACGCGAGCGTGTTCACCGCCGTGGCGGCGGCCCTCGGGCTCTGCCTGGTGCTCGGGGCCTGGAACGGGTTCCTGGTCGCGACTGTCGGGATTCAGCCGATCATCGCCACGCTCATCCTCATGGTGGGCGGGCGCGGCCTGGCCCAGCTCATCACCGACGGGCAGATCATCACCGTCAACAGCCCGGCGTACAAGCTGATCGGCGGTGGCTACTGGCTGACCGTCCCGTTCGGCATCCTCATCGTGATCGCCGTGCTGGCGATCACCGCGTTCCTCACCCGGCGGCTGGCGCTCGGCATGCTGATCGAGTCGGTCGGCGGCAACGCCGAGGCGAGCAGGCTGGCGGGCATCAGGGCGCGCGGGATCATCATCATGGTGTACGCCTTCGCCGCCCTGTGCGCGGGCGTGGCCGGACTGATGATCAGCTCGAACGTCTCCAGCGCCGACGGCAACAACGCCGGCCTGTGGATCGAGCTGGACGCCATCCTGGCCGTCGTGATCGGCGGCACGTCGCTGTCCGGCGGCCGGTTCTCGCTCGGCGGTACCGTGCTGGGCGCGCTGATCATCCAGACGCTGACCACCACGATCTACTCGATCGGCGTTCCGCCGGAGACCACGCTGCTGTTCAAGGCACTGGTCGTGACGGCGGTCTGCCTCATCCAGTCCCCGTCCTTCCGCGAGAAGGTCTTCCGCAGACGCGGGCGGGCGGCGCCTTCCAGTCCTGCGGCCGAGGAGAAAGTGCGGATCACCGCATGA
- the mmsA gene encoding multiple monosaccharide ABC transporter ATP-binding protein — protein sequence MTEHILRMSGITKTFPGVKALENVNLSVRRGEIHAICGENGAGKSTLMKVLSGVYPHGEYEGEITFEGRTVEFGGIRDSEHAGIVIIHQELALSPQLSIAENIFLGNERAKRGFIDWNRTNYEAGELMKRVGLRENPTTPIADIGVGKQQLVEIAKALSKEVRLLILDEPTAALNDDDSAHLLDLLRGLRDEGITCVIISHKLNEVTAIADSVTIIRDGQTIETLNMATDNVTEDRIISGMVGRALDNRFPPHEPTIGDEALRIEDWTVYSPSQPGRKVVDGAALSLRRGEIVGLAGLMGAGRTELAMSLFGRTYGVHISGKIFKDGKPIEIRNVQDAIQHGIAYATEDRKRYGLNLIEDIKRNISAAGLAGLSKNGWVNENEEYKVAEQFHKSMNIKAPSVNSVVGKLSGGNQQKVVLSKWILTEPDVLILDEPTRGIDVGAKYEIYTIINRLADQGKAVLVISSELPELLGLCDRIYTLSEGRITGEVPRQEATQENLMYLMTKGQK from the coding sequence ATGACCGAGCACATCTTGCGGATGAGCGGCATCACCAAGACCTTCCCCGGTGTCAAGGCGCTGGAGAACGTCAACCTGTCCGTCCGGCGGGGCGAGATCCACGCCATCTGCGGAGAGAACGGCGCCGGCAAGTCGACGCTGATGAAGGTGCTCTCCGGGGTCTACCCGCACGGCGAGTACGAGGGCGAGATCACCTTCGAGGGCAGGACGGTCGAGTTCGGCGGCATCCGCGACAGCGAGCACGCCGGGATCGTCATCATCCACCAGGAGCTTGCGCTCAGCCCGCAGCTGTCGATCGCGGAGAACATCTTCCTCGGCAACGAGCGCGCCAAGCGTGGCTTCATCGACTGGAACCGCACCAACTACGAGGCCGGCGAGCTGATGAAGCGGGTCGGCCTGCGCGAGAACCCGACGACGCCGATCGCCGACATCGGCGTGGGCAAGCAGCAGCTCGTCGAGATCGCCAAGGCGCTGTCGAAGGAGGTGCGGCTGCTCATCCTCGACGAGCCGACCGCCGCGCTCAACGACGACGACTCGGCCCACCTGCTCGACCTGCTGCGGGGACTGCGGGACGAGGGCATCACCTGCGTGATCATCTCCCACAAGCTGAACGAGGTCACCGCGATCGCCGACTCCGTCACGATCATCCGCGACGGGCAGACGATCGAGACGCTCAACATGGCGACCGACAACGTCACCGAGGACCGCATCATCTCCGGCATGGTCGGCCGCGCGCTGGACAACCGCTTCCCGCCGCACGAGCCGACGATCGGCGACGAGGCGCTGCGCATCGAGGACTGGACGGTCTACAGCCCCAGCCAGCCCGGCAGGAAGGTGGTCGACGGCGCCGCGCTCTCGCTGCGCCGCGGCGAGATCGTCGGCCTCGCGGGCCTGATGGGCGCCGGGCGCACCGAGCTGGCGATGAGCCTGTTCGGCCGCACGTACGGGGTGCACATCTCGGGCAAGATCTTCAAAGATGGCAAGCCGATCGAGATCCGCAACGTGCAGGACGCGATCCAGCACGGCATCGCCTACGCCACCGAGGACCGCAAGAGGTACGGCCTCAACCTCATCGAGGACATCAAGCGCAACATCTCGGCGGCCGGCCTCGCCGGACTGTCCAAGAACGGCTGGGTCAACGAGAACGAGGAGTACAAGGTCGCGGAGCAGTTCCACAAGAGCATGAACATCAAGGCGCCCAGCGTCAACAGCGTCGTCGGCAAGCTGAGCGGCGGCAACCAGCAGAAGGTCGTGCTCTCCAAGTGGATCCTGACCGAGCCTGACGTGCTCATCCTCGACGAGCCCACCAGAGGCATCGACGTCGGGGCGAAGTACGAGATCTACACGATCATCAACCGCCTGGCCGACCAGGGTAAGGCCGTGCTCGTGATCTCCTCTGAGCTGCCCGAGCTGCTCGGCCTGTGCGACCGCATCTACACCCTTTCCGAGGGCCGCATCACCGGTGAGGTGCCGCGCCAGGAGGCCACCCAGGAAAACCTCATGTACTTGATGACCAAGGGACAGAAATAA
- the yjfF gene encoding galactofuranose ABC transporter, permease protein YjfF, which produces MTTLTMGRASVPAKYLPVLVTGCLFLAMFVVGGIRYEGFASGQVILNVFIDNAFLLVVAVGMTFVILTGGIDLSVGSVVALSTMISASLMKGPGWPPYLVIPLVLVIGAGLGLVMGYIVHAFDIQPFIVTLAGMFLARGLCYTIGTDSIPIEDPTFTAFAQARIDLFADMWISPSVIVAVVVVLVAAYVLHYTRLGRAVYATGGSEQSALLMGLPVGRTKIAVYTISGFCSALGGVLLSFYMLSGYGLHAVGMELDAIAAVVIGGTLLTGGSGFLLGTVLGVLVLGLIQTIISFEGTLSSWWTKIFIGMLLFVFILLQRLFSARSRR; this is translated from the coding sequence ATGACCACGCTGACGATGGGGCGGGCGAGCGTGCCCGCCAAGTACCTGCCGGTCCTGGTGACCGGGTGCCTGTTCCTGGCCATGTTCGTGGTCGGAGGGATCCGCTACGAGGGGTTCGCCAGCGGCCAGGTGATACTCAACGTCTTCATCGACAACGCCTTCCTGCTGGTGGTGGCGGTCGGGATGACGTTCGTGATCCTGACCGGCGGCATCGACCTGTCGGTGGGGTCGGTGGTGGCGCTGTCCACGATGATCTCGGCCAGCCTCATGAAGGGGCCGGGGTGGCCGCCGTACCTGGTGATCCCGCTGGTGCTGGTCATCGGGGCAGGGCTGGGGCTGGTCATGGGGTACATCGTGCACGCCTTCGACATCCAGCCGTTCATCGTGACGCTGGCGGGCATGTTCCTGGCCAGGGGGCTGTGTTACACGATCGGCACGGACTCGATCCCGATCGAGGACCCCACGTTCACGGCGTTCGCGCAGGCGCGGATCGATCTGTTCGCCGACATGTGGATCTCACCGAGCGTGATCGTCGCCGTGGTGGTCGTGCTGGTGGCGGCGTACGTGCTGCACTACACGCGGCTCGGCCGCGCGGTTTACGCCACCGGCGGGAGCGAGCAGTCGGCGCTGCTGATGGGGCTGCCCGTGGGACGGACGAAGATCGCGGTCTACACGATCAGCGGGTTCTGCTCGGCGCTCGGTGGCGTGCTGCTGTCGTTCTACATGCTCTCCGGTTACGGGCTGCACGCCGTGGGCATGGAGCTGGACGCCATCGCGGCGGTCGTCATCGGCGGTACGCTGCTCACCGGCGGCAGCGGCTTCCTGCTCGGCACCGTGCTCGGGGTGCTCGTGCTCGGCCTGATCCAGACGATCATCAGTTTCGAGGGCACTCTGTCGTCATGGTGGACCAAGATCTTCATCGGAATGTTGCTTTTCGTCTTCATCTTGCTGCAGCGCCTGTTCTCCGCCCGATCCCGGCGCTGA
- the mmsB gene encoding multiple monosaccharide ABC transporter permease, translating into MSSITPTNIEVGAQGDGGAPRQPGRVSLGGLSLNLRSSGIYIAFALIIALFTVLTDGAMLEPQNISNIIVQNSYVLILAIGMILIIIAGHIDLSVGSVVAVTGALAAVLMVNMHWPWPLALLVTVVAGAVIGAWQGYWIAYFGIPAFIVTLAGMLLFRALTLTVLGNQGIGPFPDQVRTLANGFTNGYLGNIGLGPLGGADLFSLLIGIVAIAGMAASQWRTRNARRGYGQAVEPMALFVLKLAAGAALILFLVVQLARFKNLPWVLVLLAILVLAYSLMANRTVFGRQIYAIGGNLQAAVMSGVKVKSVVFWIFVNMGVLSAIAGIIFAGRLNQAGPTAGNSFELDAIAAAFIGGAAVQGGVGKVVGAITGGLIMAVINNGMSLIGSPSERVMLVKGAVLLAAVAFDVWTKRRAGASR; encoded by the coding sequence ATGAGTAGCATCACGCCCACCAACATAGAGGTTGGGGCCCAGGGCGACGGGGGAGCGCCACGGCAGCCGGGCAGGGTGTCGCTCGGCGGTCTGTCGCTCAACCTGCGATCCAGCGGCATCTACATCGCCTTCGCGCTGATCATCGCGCTGTTCACGGTGCTGACCGACGGCGCGATGCTGGAGCCGCAGAACATCTCCAACATCATCGTCCAGAACTCCTACGTCCTGATCCTCGCGATCGGGATGATCCTGATCATCATCGCCGGGCACATCGACCTGTCGGTCGGCTCGGTGGTGGCGGTCACGGGAGCGCTGGCCGCGGTGCTCATGGTGAACATGCACTGGCCGTGGCCGCTGGCCCTGCTGGTCACGGTGGTCGCCGGGGCGGTGATCGGGGCCTGGCAGGGGTACTGGATCGCGTACTTCGGCATCCCGGCGTTCATCGTGACGCTGGCGGGCATGCTGCTGTTCCGGGCGCTGACCCTGACCGTGCTGGGCAACCAGGGCATCGGCCCGTTCCCCGACCAGGTCCGCACGCTGGCCAACGGCTTCACCAACGGCTACCTCGGCAACATCGGTCTCGGCCCGCTCGGCGGCGCCGACCTGTTCAGCCTGCTGATCGGCATCGTGGCCATCGCCGGCATGGCAGCCAGCCAGTGGCGCACCCGCAACGCCCGCCGCGGCTACGGCCAGGCGGTCGAGCCGATGGCGCTGTTCGTGCTGAAGCTGGCGGCCGGGGCCGCGCTGATCCTCTTCCTGGTCGTGCAGCTCGCCCGCTTCAAGAACCTCCCGTGGGTGCTGGTGCTGCTCGCCATCCTGGTGCTGGCGTACTCGCTGATGGCCAACCGCACGGTCTTCGGCCGGCAGATCTACGCCATCGGCGGCAACCTCCAGGCGGCCGTCATGTCCGGCGTGAAGGTCAAGTCGGTGGTCTTCTGGATCTTCGTGAACATGGGCGTGCTGTCGGCCATCGCCGGCATCATCTTCGCCGGCCGGCTCAACCAGGCGGGTCCCACCGCGGGTAACAGCTTCGAGCTGGACGCCATCGCGGCGGCCTTCATCGGCGGCGCGGCCGTCCAGGGCGGTGTCGGCAAGGTGGTCGGCGCGATCACCGGCGGTCTGATCATGGCGGTCATCAACAACGGCATGTCCCTGATCGGCTCCCCGAGCGAGCGGGTCATGCTCGTCAAGGGCGCCGTGCTCCTGGCGGCCGTCGCGTTCGATGTCTGGACGAAGCGTAGGGCGGGTGCTTCGCGTTAG
- a CDS encoding LacI family DNA-binding transcriptional regulator: MADVAKEAGVSHQTVSRVLNDHPNVRPDTRARVEEAITRLGYRRNLVARALVTKRSRTLGVVSFDTTLYGPASTIYGIEQAARTAGYFISIVSLKSIDAANVRDAIEYLAEQGVDGVVVVAPQRSAGRALENLPPGMPAVAVEGTHSADVSVVCIDQVQGARLATRHLLELGHETVWHVSGPPDWLETEGRMEGWRAALREAGRPVPEPLAGDWSPRAGYEAGKSLAAMEGVTAVFAGNDQMALGVLRALSEAGVRVPDQISVVGFDDIPESEFFSPPLTTVRQDFDMVGRHCIEVLLRQIDVGPTAYERLVVPPSFVVRSSTAAARR, from the coding sequence ATGGCCGACGTGGCCAAGGAGGCGGGCGTGTCGCACCAGACGGTCTCCCGGGTGCTGAACGACCACCCGAACGTCCGGCCCGACACCCGGGCCCGGGTGGAGGAGGCGATCACCCGGCTGGGCTACCGACGTAACCTGGTCGCCCGCGCCCTGGTCACCAAGCGGTCGCGGACGCTCGGCGTGGTGAGTTTCGACACCACGCTGTACGGCCCGGCCAGCACGATCTACGGCATCGAGCAGGCGGCCAGGACCGCGGGCTACTTCATCAGCATCGTCAGCCTCAAGTCGATCGACGCGGCGAACGTGCGCGACGCCATCGAGTACCTCGCCGAGCAGGGCGTGGACGGGGTCGTGGTGGTCGCGCCGCAGCGCTCGGCCGGGCGCGCCCTGGAGAACCTGCCGCCGGGCATGCCGGCGGTGGCGGTCGAGGGCACGCACAGCGCCGACGTGTCGGTGGTCTGCATCGACCAGGTCCAGGGCGCCAGGCTCGCCACCCGCCACCTGCTGGAGCTGGGCCACGAGACCGTGTGGCACGTCAGCGGCCCGCCCGACTGGCTGGAGACCGAGGGCCGGATGGAGGGCTGGCGCGCCGCCCTGAGGGAGGCGGGCCGCCCGGTGCCCGAGCCGCTGGCCGGCGACTGGAGCCCCCGCGCGGGCTACGAGGCGGGCAAGAGCCTGGCCGCGATGGAGGGCGTCACGGCCGTGTTCGCGGGCAACGACCAGATGGCGCTCGGCGTGCTGCGGGCGCTCAGCGAGGCGGGCGTGCGGGTGCCCGACCAGATCAGCGTGGTGGGCTTCGACGACATCCCCGAGTCGGAGTTCTTCTCGCCGCCGCTCACCACGGTCAGGCAGGACTTCGACATGGTGGGCAGGCACTGCATCGAGGTGCTGCTGCGGCAGATCGACGTGGGGCCGACCGCGTACGAGCGTCTGGTCGTGCCGCCCAGCTTCGTCGTGCGGTCGAGCACAGCGGCGGCTCGTAGGTGA